The following coding sequences lie in one Helicoverpa zea isolate HzStark_Cry1AcR chromosome 2, ilHelZeax1.1, whole genome shotgun sequence genomic window:
- the LOC124645005 gene encoding uncharacterized protein LOC124645005 — NNIFKDESPDFTLNSRRTGGSDEGSEESEMEKNPGNPFTIHKNKYKQNWPYDHFMDGDHMNINPFGPQFQSLGPSGPELFFGRKWWYFNQDDYKPMG; from the exons aataatatttttaaggacGAGAGCCCAGACTTCACACTCAACTCTAGAAGAACGGGTGGTTCGGACGAAGGATCTGAAGAATCTGAGATGGAGAAGAATCCGGGGAACCCTTTCACCATACACAagaataaatacaaacaaaactgGCCTTATGATCATTTT ATGGACGGTGACCATATGAATATAAATCCTTTTGGACCACAATTTCAAAGCTTAGGACCCAGTGGGCCGGAACTATTCTTCGGAAGAAAGTGGTGGTACTTTAACCAG gatGACTACAAGCCGATGGGTTAA